The genomic segment GTCTCTTAATAAAGGAGAACACAACAAAAAGTTAAGtaggaataaataaaataacacgttaaacttaaaaaaaaaaaaaaaaattgaatatcaCTCTAAAAGACAATATTAAGCCCCGTCCCCTCATCTGGTCCATGGGCTTGTCCATCCCCACGTCCTTGGTAGGTGACCTTGGTGTCACCCCCACATGGTCCTGGACAGAAACATGAGACGTATTTAATATCATGCCAACATAAATTACATGCTCAAGCATTTTGACAGAATAAAACCTCCATCATTATATACCTGAGCAGGCACCCGCTCCCTCCTGGCACACCTGGCAGGTGAAGGCCGGGGTTTCACCTCCACGTGTTTGGGAACCTCCACCTTAgtggaaaaacagaagaacacaATCAAAATCACAAATTATCAAATGTGTTACTCCcaatttaaagggaaaaaaaagaaatttcacttgaaaaatgttattttttaccTCTCCAATACACACTTTAATGTGTGATCTTCTTACCTGGAGCCTGGGGGGCAGCCCTTTGGGATGCACCCACAGCCCTCCAGCGAAGCCTGGCACGAGCTGTCTGAGAACACTTCTACCAGACTGTTCCGTTGGACCACCAACCTGCACTGCACATGCTGCTTTCTGGTCTGGGCTTCAGGAAACTGCGTTCACCTTGAACACACTGACAAgtttaaaactgacaaaatgaTTTCATTTGTATGAGATGAGCTGATATAAAAACATATCGTTGTGGCCAAGGCTTGATTTGTAATCataaaaatcatcattttaacATGCACACAAGTGTCTAAAATACAAGAATACGAAAAGGTTAAATAATATTACAgatcaacacatttaaaaaaatacaatcaaatgTTATGCCAAATAAAAGGTAGAAGTTCACAATATAACATCACAAATGAGCAAAATATCAGCaagaaatctgttttaaaaattggccaaaaaatcCTCTGGTGGCATGATCAGGAACTCGGATAAGGACTTGCAGGGGTCATTGGCCACTCCCAGGCGGTCTCCCATCCAAGTACTAACCAGCCCCAGCCATGCTTAGCTTCCAAGATCAGAAGCTCTCAGGGGGGTGTGGCCGTAAGCTGCTAGAAGTGTCAAAACCACGGCCGGCTAACCAGTACGCTCTAGTTTCGGAAAGTCCGAAAACACACTGGCTCGCAGCTTTAGGCCATGTACCTGGATGAGCAAGCCAATCAGCGGCAGAAGGTTNGATGAGGGAACATCAGGGGGTGGAAGACGAGGGGGGTCGAGCATCCAGAGAATGGGGAACACAATGACGACGGATAGGGTGACGAGGAGGCAGGTGGTGCCCCTGAGGGGCCAGCCGAACTCTCTGAACGGATGCCAGGGGCGGGGATTCTCCATGGTGAGGCGAAAGGTTGGAGCTTGGCACGCTACTGTCGCAGTGGGACGCTATCTCACTCCGCACTGTTCTCCCTGGTGCGATGCAGTCGGACAAGCCAGTCCACTGTTCAGGAGCTGGAGATCTGGGGCTGGGTGTTGGTCTAGGGGTGGAACCCCCTGGCAGCACGATGCACGAACCCAAGCAGCTCGCACAGCGATCTCGACTGCGGTCTATGTGGTTAGGAGGACCGGGAAGGGCTCAGCCCACGCTTGTGGTTCCACCGCCTGTCAGAGTCTGGAGCCCGGCCTCTCACCTGTGATGCCAAAGCTAACACAAAGCCTCCATTGCATTAAGATTTTCCTTATACTCACCTGATGGGCGTTCGCTCTCAGAGGTCCTGCAAATCCTGGGAACCATTAACCTAGTAGAAGCTCGTTGGGAGTGAATCGAGTGTTAGCGTTCACAAAGCATCTGACAGTCATGAGAGAAGTAAGAAGCGCTTAAACCCAGTAAAATTTTCTGTGCACAGATTTTTCCCAATTGAAGCTCTAAAGGTAGATCTATACATTTAACAATCATACAGTGGGACCTGTTGTCCGATTTGATCCTTTCAGGAAACCTGtgctgagggaaaaaaaaaagaaaggattgattagacattttagttagggttagggttaggaaaACAAGTGTTCGGACCCCACCCTCcattagggttagggttagggttagccTTTGCTGGTCAGGCTTCTGGNNNNNNNNNNNNNNNNNNNNNNNNNNNNNNNNNNNNNNNNNNNNNNNNNNNNNNNNNNNNNNNNNNNNNNNNNNNNNNNNNNNNNNNNNNNNNNNNNNNNNNNNNNNNNNNNNNNNNNNNNNNNNNNNNNNNNNNNNNNNNNNNNNNNNNNNNNNNNNNNNNNNNNNNNNNNNNNNNNNNNNNNNNNNNNNNNNNNNNNNNNNNNNNNNNNNNNNNNNNNNNNNNNNNNNNNNNNNNNNNNNNNNNNNNNNNNNNNNNNNNNNNNNNNNNNNNNNNNNNNNNNNNNNNNNNTTTGATCACAGCTCTCTGTGTGTGACCTCGATCTGTGCCTTCAGCCGCTCTGCTTGCAGACTCCTGTGGGCCTTCAGCCTTTGTTTTCATAACTGAGATAAGCTTGACAAAACATCTTCCCTGAGTTTCTGCAACTTGCCCACTTGTAAGTTCTGTGTTGGAGCAGAAGTGAATCTTCAAAAgccaaatatattttcaaattatcattattagtttCTAATTATTAGATTATTCCCAATTTAAAATGCCGGACGCAATAATCCAATTTCAATATTTGACTTTCCGCACGtctgaataaatgaaatttaaagtgCCTGAGCAGGCTAATGGGAGGACAGAGACGTGGATTCTGCAGTCCCATGAGCCATGCAGACGGCATAACCCGCGCATCAACATTCACAGACAGggacacaaaacagaaacacaaacatttggtCAGTCATGTTAGGTCAAGGGTACAGTCAGTCAGAGTTCAGCAGCACAGTCATGAGGGAGACCCTCGTCATGTGAGAGCAGGTCAGTGGCTGGGTTGGATTTGAGGACCGAAAACCTTTTAACAGTGAAATTCGGCAGCTCGAGCAAACAGATGTGATACCTGAGGAATCGGGGAAGGGAAAAGTGCGATGACCTGTGCTCCTGCAGGATGAGGTGGACCTCATGGGGGACCAGCAATGTCAGAAGAGAATAGCCCACAAGATCTCTGGAAGCTGCTGGGCCCTCTGCAGCAGCAATGGCACTCGGGCAGTGAGGAAGTCTAGCAGCAACAGGATCAAGCTTACAGGAGAATTAAGCTACTGGTCTGAGAGTTCCACCATGATCTGGGAGGAGGACAGAGGTCATGCAGCCCCTCCTTCATCCACAGTCTGTGTGAATGGCTTgaatggatagatagatagatagatagatagatagatagatagatagNNNNNNNNNNNNNNNNNNNNNNNNNNNNNNNNNNNNNNNNNNNNNNNNNNNNNNNNNNNNNNNNNNNNNNNNNNNNNNNNNNNNNNNNNNNNNNNNNNNNACTAAAGATGACTCAGAAAAATAAGGGACCCAAAAAATGTCCTGATATTTCCACAAGTACTAATTTTGTAGGTGTTATCATAAAATGTACTGACatgtcatgaaaacaaacaaacaaacaaacacacacacacacatttggaGCTTCTAGAACACTAAAGATGGCTCAGAAAAATCAGGACCCAAAAAATGTCCTGATATTTCCAGAAGTACTCATATTGTGtgttattataaaaatgtactgACATGTCATgaaagcaaacacacacacacacacacacacacacacacacatatttggAGCTTCTAGAACAATAATAGATGGCTCAAAAAAATGAGGACCCAAAAAATGTCCTGATATTTCCAGAAGTACTCATATTGTAGGTGTGTTATTATAAAAAGTGTACTGATatgtcatgaaaacaaacacacacacacaaatcaactcttttcaaACTCCCACCACAGCGACCACAATAAAGAAAAGATGGGGGCTGATGGAAGGTTTAGGGAGTGGCGGGTGATGTGGGGTTACAGGGGTGTATTAGCTCATGAATATAAGGCCTGTATTATTGCCTCCACCCCCTCACCCCATGCTCCTATTGTCTGATGGGCCCAGCTCTGTCACGCCGTTTTGTGCTGCAGGGCCTTTGGGGCGAGCTGCACCCCGACGGGGTGAATGCCACCTGTCAAAGAGCAGAGGAACGGGGTTCAGCCGGCGTGGAGGGAAGTATTTGCCCCCGTGTTCTTGTTAGACACTCCTAATTGACTTTTAGGGACcttttttgttcagaaatacaaaGTTTATCCTTCATTCTCACTACATACTatcctgatttatttttagcttacaAACTTTTAgttggttttcttttaattcgCTTTAGGTTATTGAGAAACCTGCACAATGCTTCCTAAATATcctcagttttttctctttgtgtgaGTTTTTGCAtcaagtttagttttttttatttatttttagatcattttagtCACTTTTTAAGTTCTGTTTGTGATTGATCTATGTTATTTATGTCATAACGGgttcaattagaaaaaaatagttttgccTAATATTACCAGGTTTTCTGCTCCATTTTTGTCGCTGAAGATTCTCATTTGTCcaggtacggtggccctgaagggcaaataTATAACCATCAAATCACTCAACGCCAAAACCATATTAAAGATCccaatcacaattaaaaaagtaaaaagaaaataattgagaaaaaaaaagaaataaatacatttattttatttatttgttgatcattttaatgtaaagttaTGCAAGTTATATTAGAAATGCTCCGTACTAATCACAAATCTTTATAAGTAATCTAAATCTATTCTTTTCTAAGTAAATctcaaaactaaaatgtaatttttcaatatggcacatgcattattcttgctttgattgcttgaaataaaccttttcaaatcaaattagaTCAGATCGACGATGTCcggtttattttctaatttgatttgacttttgATTTCTGggaattacttttgttttttgaattgtttcattttctattaTTGGGTTTTGacttctaaaatgtaattttctttttgttctttaatattaaatattctaattagcaaattatgaatttgtattcttaacactttacatttagaCAGTTTTGATCCTaaattgtgacttttgcttACAATATGGTttcacaaaaatccctccataaaCCAACATTATTTTGAGCtcattagaaaatattttacactaaattttagaagaaaataagaaaagatgtttaaaatcactgaaactgttgatctttattatttatggatttctttgttgttaatttgtgcaaaaacataTAATAAACTGAACAATCCATGTCTAATATTTACAACTTTCACACTATTTGCTTCATGTGTTTTAGACTCTAAAtctgttcaaaataaaagagtttcTGTTTAGAAAAGTGATGAACTGGAGGAAACTGCAGCTGAGACGTGAACCGACAGCGCCACCATGAGGCTGAGGGATCCAGGAGTCCGTCTGCCGTGATGGAGGAAAGgatgctcctcttcctccgttTCCCTGAAACTTCCTCCTCTGGttttgtgggcggagcttcaggaggCCGTCTTTCCCTGCAGGTCTTTGGGGAGCTTCCTGCGGTCTTTCCCAGCgtttcttttcctcttcttgCTCAAAAACTTCTCCAGTTTGCCGCTCTTCTTTAAATCCTGGTACTTTTCGGCCAGCTGCAGCTTCTTCTTGTCCGctgaagatgaaagaaaaccCAGAAGTCACATTTAGAGGCTTCAGTTCCCTCTGAACCTCTGGAACTGATGAATCACAGGTCCAATAACTCTCAGATATCACACATTTCTAAACATGTTTGGACAACAAAACATCTACTTTTATgatttatgttttcatatttgaacatttagAATTCGATTATTGATCCACAAAAGCCAGCGTGTGAGAAAccttctgctgtgtttcaggCTGCAGATTCTTACATTTCTTGAGGAAGAACGGGCGGGCGCCCTGGTCGGCTCGCGCCCTCTGCTCCCTCTTGAACTGCAGCTCCCTCTCTCTCTGCTTCTCTCGGGTCTCTCTTGCTCGCTCCTGGTTCTCCTACGGGAAGCCACAGGGGACACATTTCAAAGCCACTCTTGGACATTCCTCCACTGCAACATTAGAGCCAGACATTNNNNNNNNNNNNNNNNNNNNNNNNNNNNNNNNNNNNNNNNNNNNNNNNNNNNNNNNNNNNNNNNNNNNNNNNNNNNNNNNNNNNNNNNNNNNNNNNNNNNNNNNNNNNNNNNNNNNNNNNNNNNNNNNNNNNNNNNNNNNNNNNNNNNNNNNNNNNNNNNNNNNNNNNNNNNNNNNNNNNNNNNNNNNNNNNNNNNNNNNNNNNNNNNNNNNNNNNNATTGAttacaaataataattaataaaattatttaaataaatagaaattacaataaaataaaaaaaatctaataaaaaaggATTGTTGAttgattattaataataataatgatggaaaataattaaataaatacaaaattatgaaaaaaataattacaaaaaaggacatctatatatataataaaatggACACATTATAAAAGGATTGttgattgattaaaataataatataaataataaaaaaataacataaaataataaaaataaaaacacacattaaaaaatatatgatagaattaaagaaaaataagaattgtTGATTGATTTGTAAATCATTGATCTGGATTGCAGCTTCAGCAACGATCCAGTCCGACCTACCGACTGGACAGCGCTAAACACTCACCAGCCTCTTGAGCAGGAACTGCAGCTTCTCCTTCTGGCCGTTCCTCTTCGtcttcttcagcttcttctggATGATCTGCACACAAACAGCGTAAAGCTCCTCTGTGCTCCAGCGGCAGAGCATCACGTCTGACCTTTcatccagcagagggcgccctCACCTCCTTCTCTCTCTGTTTGATGTCACTGATGAACTTGTACGTTTGCTCGTAAATTTCCGGTTTGTATTCTCCTGACAGGTCATCGAATCGCGGATCTCTGACCACctaaagcagaaacaaacatccCTTCAGACTGGTAAAGAACATGAAGTGGACTCTAGAGTTCTCCTGACGTACTGGTTTCTTGATCGGGACGACCTGTCGCAGGAACGGCGCCGGCTTCTTGGCTGAGATCTCCATGGGCCTGAAATCACCGACACATCATAAGGAATACCAGCTGAAACAGTCCACTAGTAATACACATTAATAACGCCTCATCTTCACCCCACACACGTATCCATGGCAACCCAGAACCTCCTTCACCTGTTCTTGTTCAGACGTTTCTTCTTGCTGCTCCTCGGACTCCTGCTGCTGTCGAAGGCCACCTCGTTGAAAACTTTGGTTCCCACTTTGTTCTGAAGCTTCAAGATCTCCTCAAAGGACATGGTGGACATTTCTGGAAGGAGAACGGAGAGgacagaggaaaaacaaactaaataaaatacataaagtgTTTATTCTGTTAATCAACAGAAGGAAGGACATCATTGTCAAACTAATtcatgttaaaattatttttatttgatttatttttattgttttgacctctttttgtctgttaaacttcaaagttatgattttaaagtgcTTTCTCGTGttttgaagaaatgaaaattttcattttaaccagtttttcttcataattttgtttgctgcattaaaagaaatgctacaaaaaaaagaaaaaaaattagtaaaatgaTTTACAGGGATGTTCACATTTGATGCAATATCAGTTCATTAAGTCTTTGAAAtaattatagtttatttttcctgctcatttaatttttattcatgGTTTCAGCTTTGTTGATGAACATTTGAGGAGACGTTActgaaataaactgaatttaaaagtGATGCCCAGACAAATTTGTGCGTTCATACAAGTGGCCCAAAGTTTGGTAATAATGAGAATTAAAATGCTGGTAAAGACACTAATTTAAAGCCTtcagtaacataaaaaataataaaaaaaaccccacagaaATGATGAAACTTTACTGCTGCTTCTGCAACATCACAAAGtttaacaacatttcaaaaagtcaaataagcaaaaacagaGTCAATGGTTGTTTCTGACCCACAATGAAAAGTTCTGGTTCTATTCTAAACCAGCATTTGTGAAAATTTTAATCTGTGGCTCCAGTGATTTCTTAGTGTTGTCAAATGtgatattttaaagaataattaaatGTCTGTGTCATATAATAAACctctaaaataaacatgaagGACATTTGACTGGAGCCGATCCCATGAAATGTCAGACGATCATAGAAGAAAACGGTTTCTAAATAATATCtactttttttactgcaaacatTAATAATTTTAGACAGATGGAACTCTAAAGATAAGACAATAAAAATCTGACTGAAATGATTTTAAACTTTGAGGTTCAAATTTAGAGAATAACAGTGACATCTGGTGGCCACCTGATGCAACAGCAACCATCAAATCTCAACGTCAACAagaaaagatcagaaaaaaacagcctgGTCACCATCTGTTCAtgtgatgtgattttttttagtattatttttatacaacaattaaaaatagaagTTTCTTCTTCTAAACCATTAAGCACTAgagagtgaaaataaaaacctgattcaCAAACTCAAAGAATTGTAAGTTAAACCACTGGATCACAGAAAacgaaaaggaaaaaaaactggaaactaATGAGGTTTAGAAATTTACaactatttaacaaaaaaaaaaaatgaagactaGAATAAATAGATGTTTCAAGAATAACACGtgcttgttaaaaaaagaatccagtGAAAAACGAGTTTTAGTTTTATCTGTTTAGCACACAGCTCTCCTCCTCAACTCAGTTCTGTTTAAACATCAATGCAGCAGAAAGGAAAAACGCTAAGATCAGCTACAAATACGCTTTctacaaaacaattttaaaatgttcagagaCGTCAGAACCCGAAGCTTTAACCCTGCAAACACAGATGCTCTGTTCCCGTCTGCGgcagagacacaaaaacacccaGAAGGTTTTCCATAAGGAGCAGAAGATGTTGCTTTTCTGATCACcaacagattaaaaaagttttctggtgtctgagaaaaaaaggaattgttCTTcatgacataaatacaaaaaaacaagctgatCCTTTCAGATATTTatcattttggtgtttagctaacatttcagctgcttgctagctgttttggctaacttagtttcagtttttttaggataatttggcatttaacaaatattttagctggctatcagattcagggttttcagctattgacttcagtgatttcagctatcagcttcagcatttttagctatcaatttcagcatcttcggctgccaaattcagcttacagcattcactctagcattatcacaggtaatgctatgtatctatagtttagctagtttaaatctaatgatggttaacatttgtgttttagatCCACTTTATGAAAGACTTAATTAGTCAGCTAATCGGAAACaaataatcattgattagtcgactattaaaataatcgtttgtggcagaaCTATTCC from the Oryzias melastigma strain HK-1 linkage group LG1, ASM292280v2, whole genome shotgun sequence genome contains:
- the rrp36 gene encoding ribosomal RNA processing protein 36 homolog, with product MGDKKKMMVASSDDEDSDVEKNFALLTSREGESGRIEDGDHSAEEEEEDHDEEDGDLEESESGEEEEEDGVDEGGVSKSLEEDLSDDDENSDEDDDEDCDEGGSSQIQTKEDLRKEMSTMSFEEILKLQNKVGTKVFNEVAFDSSRSPRSSKKKRLNKNRPMEISAKKPAPFLRQVVPIKKPVVRDPRFDDLSGEYKPEIYEQTYKFISDIKQREKEIIQKKLKKTKRNGQKEKLQFLLKRLENQERARETREKQRERELQFKREQRARADQGARPFFLKKSDKKKLQLAEKYQDLKKSGKLEKFLSKKRKRNAGKDRRKLPKDLQGKTAS